The Thermoanaerobaculia bacterium genomic sequence GATGGAACAACTGGGTAGATACAGAGTGGTTGATGGAGGTATGTCAGGGGAAGCGGATCCAGGATGTCGGAATCCAGGTGGAGCACCCGGAACGGATCCACCTCTTCCTCTCTATCGAGGGAGGCAGCACCATCATCCTCACGATCGAAGGCATGGTCGGCGTCAGCCATGCCATCACGGAACTGATCAAATGAACAGGAATGAGATCCAGGGAGAGGGCCGGCTCATCCCCGGCCCTTTCATACTCTTTATGGAATTCGACTGGTATTTTCTTTGTGAAGCTATATTTTTTCTACCGACTACGGTCTACTATCTACTGACTATCCATGAGACACGAAGTGTACACGTGGTACTTCGTATAGTCGAATGGATGCCCGAAGGGTACTATCTACGGACTTCTTTGTTGTTATTAGAGCCTATACACTTCACACAGCCGATCCAGATCCGCACGTATCATCTCCACCAGCGCCTCCGGCTCCAGGGCCTCCGCTTCGCCGCCCCACTGCAGGACAAAGTGGCAGACTTCCACGAGGCTGGGCACGGAAAAGGAGAGAACCACCGAACCATCGGCTTCATCTTCGACCGTCTGTCCCTCCACCCACGTGACCTCCTTCACCCTCTCCGCAACGGTGGGGGAGAAGCGGATCCTGCAGTCATAGGTGTCATCGGAAACAAACATCTGCGAAGCCGAGGGAAAATAGGTGGCCAGGTCCACCCGGAAGATCGAACGCTTCGGGTTAAAGGTCCCGTCGGCATGGGGCTTTGCCTCCCGGATCCGGCTCACGTGAAAGATGAGAACCTGGTTCCTGCGGTAGCAGTACGCCAGCAGGTACCACCGGCCCTGGAATCCCCTCAGGTGAAGGGGGGCGATCTTCCGCTTCGAGGGTTTCGAGCCGTCCACCTTCTGGTAGGTGATGTCCAGGAAGCGGTTGTGGCGCAGGGCCGCCGTCACCGTTTCCCATACTTCGGGGTCAATATGGGCCACGGGAGCATGGACGTAGGAAAACTTGTCGGGCGAGAGGATGTACTCCCGGTCTTTCTCCGACATGTGCTCCATGAGATGGGAGGCGATTCCCTCCATGTAGCGCCCCAGGTGGGTGTTCTTGAACTCCCGCAGGACCTGCGAGGCCACCAGCACCGCGAACACCTCATCCTCGCTGTGAACCACGAGAGGCGGGAGGGCCAGGGCGGGTGTCGCGTACTTCAGCGTCCGGGCCGAGGCGTCCCAGATGATTTCCGCCCCCACCTTTTCCCGGAGATCCTGCAGATCCCGCTGGATCGTCTTCTCCGTCACGCCCAGTATGCGGGCCAGGTCCGCCTTGGT encodes the following:
- a CDS encoding WYL domain-containing protein, giving the protein MGKHSLIDKVERLHEIHKILDAGRSVTKADLARILGVTEKTIQRDLQDLREKVGAEIIWDASARTLKYATPALALPPLVVHSEDEVFAVLVASQVLREFKNTHLGRYMEGIASHLMEHMSEKDREYILSPDKFSYVHAPVAHIDPEVWETVTAALRHNRFLDITYQKVDGSKPSKRKIAPLHLRGFQGRWYLLAYCYRRNQVLIFHVSRIREAKPHADGTFNPKRSIFRVDLATYFPSASQMFVSDDTYDCRIRFSPTVAERVKEVTWVEGQTVEDEADGSVVLSFSVPSLVEVCHFVLQWGGEAEALEPEALVEMIRADLDRLCEVYRL